TGGAAGGTCGAAAGCTTATTCCCACCTGGTTTAGGACGAGCGGACCTAGAATATCTGCCTGTTCTAAAGTCAATGGACGAACGCAGAGAACTGGTCGGAGTCTGAAGGAGGGTTAATGTATTTGGCTTTCAGGAGAGACTGAATGACATCGGAAAGAGACCGAGGAGAAAAACGAAAGGAAGAAAAAATAGGATGTCAAAGTTCCACAGCAATGTAAGTCGTCGCGATTTTATGAAGATCCTCGGTATGAGTAGTGTCGGAATAGGAGGTGCGGCGCTGGTTGCACCGGTGTTCCACGATCTAGATGAAATGATGTCATCCACCTCCGCTATCCAGAAACGGCCCTGGTACGTTAAAGAAAGGCCGCTAATGAATCCAACGGTTGAAATCGACTGGGGCATGATGAACCGCTTCGACAGACGCAATAATGCCCAGGTTGCTCATTCCCAGGCAGTTTACTATGGCAGGGACAGGGTATTAGCCATGGCCGCCAAAGGGGCTGCGGTTGTCGAGAACCTAAAGAAAACCCAAGGGAAAAACTATTCGCTCAGGTTCCAGGCATTAGGGAATGGATTAACCCCAGGTTCGAGCGCATCCCAAGCCTGGGAAGGTCTCGCTACTCCCAAAAAAGGCATTACCCCTGCTGAGACTGGGCTCCCCAAATGGAATGGCACCCCTGAGGAAAACAGCAAGGTTCTTACAGCTGCGCTAAGGTATTTCGGCTCTGCGCTAAATGGTTATGCAGAGCTCGATAATACTTGGCGAACAAAATTGGTGCTTACTTACACACGCGGTTCAATAAGTGGGACTAACTATATCGATTCCCCCTGGCCACCTCCGGACACCGCTTCTAAACCGACAGTATTCGAGAATGTCGATCGAGGTTATGCGACTTCAAACAAACAGGTCATCCCGAACAAAAATATGTGGGTTATCCATGTTGACACCATCGAATCTCAGTCGATCATAAAACTTGGTCAGCCGCAAGAGTGGCAGGCTAATGACTCACAATTAACACGGCACGTCGGTCTTGAACCATCCATGATCAACTTCCTTAAGGCGCTTGGCGATTATCAAGTGCTCGATTCGTACAACCACGGAGGTTCTACACTGAACTGGGGTGCCACCGCCGTCCTCACGGGGACCGGCGAACAGTCCAGGCAGGATGGTTACACGTTGACTCCCGAGTTTGCCTGCAATCATAATCCAGGTACCAGCTACACCGACTTCCCCCTTGCCCCGACTAATCCCATCGATGCCGGCATGTGGAAGTTCTGCGCCTCATGCGGCAAGTGCGCAATTACTTGCCCATCGGGATCTATCTCCTCAGACAAACAACCTTCATGGGAGATACCTCCCGTCAATGGCAAGGAGGATGTATCTCACAATAAAGGTGTCAAAGCCTTTTGGTCCAACATGTTCACGTGCCGTATCTGGTCGGCTGAAAATACTACCATGCATGGCTGTGGCATCTGTCACGGCGAATGCATGTTTGCCCAGGACTCAGCGGCCATGGTGCATACCGTAATCAAATCAACCATTCCTACCATCGGTATCTTCAACAGTTTCTTCGCCAAAATGGGTGAGCAGTTTGGTTATGGTAATTTCGCGGATTCTGAATCATGGTGGGATATGTCGTTGCCAGTTTACGGTATCGACACGGCGAGAGTGGCGTATACCAGTCGCAAACCTTTCTAATCTCACTAGATTCTCGGTGCGCCGGGGGAGTTTCAAACTCCCCCGGATTGTAACACTGCGCAGATAGATTTCGGAGCCTAAATTTGATAATTAATTCAAAAGAAGCTGGTCAAACAAATATACTCAAGGATCCATCAAACTTCTTTGAGTGCCGCATACCATTTCTATTAGATCCCTTTGAAGACTTCCAGCGAGATTGGACGGTTTTCATCGATTTAAGGAAACACACGAACGTTTTAGTGGGTGTTTGAGATGAAGATCCTTTTAAGCATCCCATTGCGTGATGGGATGTACACCAAGTTCCCTGACGAACTGCTGTCCATCGCGGCGGTGCTTGAGAAGAACGGTCATCACGTGATGCTCCATGATGCCAATCTTGGAGACAGGACCGCCGAATCGTTCAGGGATTTTGGTCCTGATATTGTGGGTTTTTCGGTATCCACAGGCTGCGTTGCCGATTCGATCAAAAAGGCTATTGATTTCAAGAAGACCTTCCCGGGAATCAAGACTGTGTGGGGTTTCCGCCATCCTTCTGCTTTACCGGAGCAGACTCTAGCTGAAGAGTATGTCGATTACGTCATCATCGGCGCCGGGGAGTATACCCTCCTTGAACTGGCAGAATATCTCGAAAAAGGCACGGGTTCCCTTGCCGAGATCAAAGGACTGGCATGGAAAAACGGCAACGACATCGTCATCAATGAACCCCGAGCGTTCCTCAATGACCTTGACGAGTTGCCTGATCCGGCCTGGCACATGGTACACCCGAAAAAATACTGGGACGTCTCGATCATTACCAGCCGTGGCTGCCCCTTCTCCTGCACCTTCTGTTCCGATGCAACATTCTACAAGGGGAATGTGAGCGACCTGTCTGCGGAACGCATCGCCTCCCAGTCAGAACGCCTGCGCAGGGAATTCGGAATCAACTACATTATGT
This is a stretch of genomic DNA from Dehalogenimonas etheniformans. It encodes these proteins:
- a CDS encoding reductive dehalogenase, with protein sequence MSKFHSNVSRRDFMKILGMSSVGIGGAALVAPVFHDLDEMMSSTSAIQKRPWYVKERPLMNPTVEIDWGMMNRFDRRNNAQVAHSQAVYYGRDRVLAMAAKGAAVVENLKKTQGKNYSLRFQALGNGLTPGSSASQAWEGLATPKKGITPAETGLPKWNGTPEENSKVLTAALRYFGSALNGYAELDNTWRTKLVLTYTRGSISGTNYIDSPWPPPDTASKPTVFENVDRGYATSNKQVIPNKNMWVIHVDTIESQSIIKLGQPQEWQANDSQLTRHVGLEPSMINFLKALGDYQVLDSYNHGGSTLNWGATAVLTGTGEQSRQDGYTLTPEFACNHNPGTSYTDFPLAPTNPIDAGMWKFCASCGKCAITCPSGSISSDKQPSWEIPPVNGKEDVSHNKGVKAFWSNMFTCRIWSAENTTMHGCGICHGECMFAQDSAAMVHTVIKSTIPTIGIFNSFFAKMGEQFGYGNFADSESWWDMSLPVYGIDTARVAYTSRKPF